A segment of the Coffea arabica cultivar ET-39 chromosome 8c, Coffea Arabica ET-39 HiFi, whole genome shotgun sequence genome:
ATGAAGGACATCCCTGGACTTGGAGTAACCACTGGGAGGAAGAGGGAGAAATCAGACAGAGGCTAGATAGATGTCTGGCTAGCTATGAATGGGTCCAGACTTTTGATAAGACAAGATGCCAACACCTGGATACCTATGCATCAGACCACAGCATGCTCCTTTTGGACACTGAGCCACAtaaggaaagaaggaaaaagaagttCCATTTTGATAAACGATGGCTTCAAAGGGAAGGGTGCAATCAGGTGGTGGAGAAAGCCTGGCAGTTGGAAGAGCCTGGTTCACGTATGTTCAGGATTACTAGAAAGATCAGAAGTTGTAGGATAGAACTGTTGAAGTGGAGGAACACCTTCCAAGCAAATTCAAAAAGCCAGATTGAGGACTTAAGGAAAAAGCTGGAAGCTGTGAGAGGCTCGAACTCTGTTAACAAAAAAGATGTAACAGCTGTGATCAAACACCAACTGAATGAGGCATACGAAAAGGAGAAGCAATTCTGGTGCCAAAAGGCAAGGATCGAATGGTTAAGGGATAGGGATAAAAATACAAGGTACTTCCATGCTTATGTTAAAGGGAGAAGAACCAGGAATATGATTAGAAATCTGCAAAGGGATGATGGCTCATGGACAGAGAATGAAGAGGAAGTAACCACAGAAATATCTAACTATTTCAGTGAGTTGTTTACCAGTGGAGGTAGGAGAGATATGACTGAGATGCTAGAGGGTATCCCCCACTCTATAACTCAGGAAATGAACACCAATTTAACTAAGTCTGTTGAGGAAGAGGAAATCAGAGCAGCTCTCTTCTCAATGCAGCCTGATAAAGCTCCAGGCCAAGATGGCATGACCCCTTTATTCTTCCAACGTTTCTGGAGTACTATCAAAGGAGACTTGGTTCCAGCAATCCAGTCTTTCTTTAGCTCaggtttcatgctaaaatccATAAACCATACTGTCATTTCACTCATCCCTAAAATCATGAATCCaacaaatgtgaaaattttagaCCCATTAGCCTGTGTAGTGTCATCTAcaaaaccatttccaaaattttggcaaatagATTGAAGCTTGTTCTGGACAGGTGCATTAGTAACACACAATCTGCTTTCATCCCTGACAGACAAATTTTAGACAATGTAATCCTAGCTCATGAATACATACattacctcaaaaacaaaaggcaaggAAAAGAAGGATACATGGCAATCAAGTTGGATATGGCTAAAGCATATGATAGAGTGGAGTGGCATTTCTTACAGGCAATGATGCAAAAGATGGGTTTTTGTGCACAATGGATTACATGGATAACTAGCTGTTTGAAGACTGTCACGTACTCTTTCAATTGTAATGGGGATAACAAAGGTTTTATAGCTCCAACAAGGGGAATAAGACAAGGGGACCCACTGTCCCCGTACTTGTTCCTAATTTGCTCAGAAGGTTTCTCAAATTTGCTGAAGAAAGCAAAAGAGAGAAATGATATAAAGGGGCTGAGGATAAGTAGACAAGGACCATTCATCACCCACCTCTTTTTTGCAGACGATTCCCTCATATTCTGCAAAGCAAATAAACAGCAGGCAAAGGAAGTCATGAAGATTCTTAAAATGTATGAGGAGGCCTCAGGTCAGTTGATCAACCTGGAGAAGTCTTCTGTTTTCTTCAGTAAAAATATGCCCATGGAACAAAGACAAGACGTGTGCAGCGCACTGGGAGGAATGACAGAGATGACACAAGGTAAGTATCTAGGACTGCCCATGGTGATCTCTAGGACAAAAGAGCAAATCTTTGGTTTCATAAAGGAAAACATTAAGAGAAAGATGCACGACTGGAGGAACAAGTTACTGAGCACAGCGGGCAAGGAAGTAATGCTTAAAGCAGTCTCAATGGCAATGTCTACTTATGCCATGTCTGTGTTCAAGCTGCCAAGAAAGCTATGTAAAGACATAAGCGCTCTAATGGCTAACTATTGGTGGGGGGAAGCAAATGGGAAAAACAAACTGCATTGGTTATCTTGGAGGAAAATGTCTTTAAGCAGGAATGCAGGAGGCTTGGGTTTTAAGGACATCGAAGCTTATAACAAAGCTTTACTGGGTAAGCAGGTATGGAGAATCCTCACCAAACCAAACCTTCTCATTAGTAAAGTGCTGAGAGCAAGATACTTCCCAAAGGATTCAATACTAACTTGCAGGCCTAAGCAGAATGCTTCTTGGATATGGCAAGGACTGCTAGGTGCTAGGAGGGTAGTTGAGAAAGGGGTGATCAGAAGAATTGGTAACGGGAGAAGTACGAGCATTTGGGGCCATAGATGGATTCCAGGTTCCAGTTCAGGTAGGCCAACCTCTCTTGGTCCTCAAAGCTATGACTTGAAGATGGTGAATGAGCTAATAAGCCACCATAGATGGAAAAGGAACACCATCTTTCAGCATTTTAATCAAAGCGATGCTGAAAAGATCCTGAATATTCCCTTAAGCCTGATGGGGAGGGAGGACAACTATTATTGGCAACACAACCCAGGGGGAATCTATACTGTCAGCTCAGGCTATAAATGTATAATGAAAGAGCGTACCAATGTCAAGCAGATAGCACCAGAGGAAGCAGGCCCAAGCATCACAGGAGAAGATCAGCAGTCTCGACAAATGTGGACCACTTTGTGGAAGCTCAACATCAAACATAAAGTGAAGATCTTCATCTGGAAATGTATAACAGGGGCATTGCCAGTAAGAGCAGCAATCTTTAGAAAAACTAGAATGGGAGATCCAGTGTGCAGATTATGTGGAGAGGATCAAGAAACAGTTGAACACTTAATGCTAAACTGCCAGCACTCGCAGCAGGTATGGAAGGCTGCTCCAATACAATGGGACGGTGCTATGGATCAAAAAGGGGACTTCAGAAGGTGGTGGATCAGAATTTCAGAAGCAAGGACTAGGCAAGGAGGGATGGAACACATAGGCCTGACTGCCATTATCTTATGGCAGTtgtggaaagaaagaaatagcAAGGAATTTGAAAACAAGACCAGCTGTTCTCCAGCTCGTACAATTGGTAAAGCCCAAAAAGAGTGGCTGGAGCAAGAGGAATTTACGAAAGGCAAGACTAGATTGAGCATAAGAGAAACAACCTGTAATAAGGAAGAGCAACATCAGGGGTGTAATGAAGAGGGCACCATCAAGCTGGAAGTGGCTATAACAAGCCAGAATGGCCAGACTTCACTGGGGATAGGAGTCACAGCAACAAAGCACCCAAGTCTTAGGCTGGCGGAATGGGCACTCAAGGAGCGAAGTAAAGGGGACAAAGTCATAGATGAAGCAATGGCTGTCCATCTGGTCTTGTGCAAAGCTTTTGAGCATCAGTGGAGCAGAATCACGATCCAGTTTCAAAGCCAGGACCTTATGAGACAGATTAAATACAACAGTCCCTCTAACAGTAGGCTAGCTACTTTGATAGAGGACATACTGAGCATGCAAAAGTTGTTTCGATTGTGCTTGTTTAGTTTGGCAAATGAAAATAGTATTAAGCGTAGTAGAGATTTAAGTTCTCATGCCTTTGGCATTTTAGTGGATGAGGAATGGAATTTCCTCAGTGCCTGATGCGCACTAGTTGTATAGAGACCTCGAGCCGTTGCTCGTACATGTAATTTCtttgtcaaatgaatgaatATCTTCTaacgtttcgaaaaaaaaaatgaattattCTAATAACACCACTAGTCTTGATGTAAGAAAAGACATAGGAAACTCTTTCGGCATAGGATATTCCACAATAAAtgtcttatctaaaactcaacCTAGTGTCAAACCAATAACTATCAAAAATCTTcaaacagaaaaagaagaaactaCTGAATTTTCTTCTCAACGTCTCACCAAGTCTAAGGTTATTAGAGATccacaaacaaaaattatttcttcTAAACAAGAAAATCAACAAGTTGAAACCTAgtcaaataaaaatataattcagAATTCTTCACAAATATTTATTAATTTGTCTCCTGAACTTAATTCCCCTTCTAGTAACAAACTTATTCCTAGGGAAAATTCAGAAGAAAAATCTACAAATAATAATCTGGAAAAAATTCCTAAAGTATTTATATATTCTTTCATAACCTACAAACATTTGCAGCCAGATAAGCTGAAAGTACTTAATATCGAGTACCCAAGCCTCAAGGTGGAATCTTATATAGAGGAAACATGGTTTTCCAGCAAATACAAAGGACAAACTGAGGAGACATGGATCTTCAACAAATTAAAGAGACAGTCTCAAATACAAGGAATATCTGAAAAAtgaaatccatcaaaactaacTAGATCTCGAATTGATATTCCAAGACCCATCAGACCCATCAAATGGAGTCAGAAAAACCAgatattcaagaagaaatgcATCCAGCCTTTGTattcttgaaggaaaaagattgatcATCCCTTTGCTCaaagaaaaaatacaaaatgGCAAGCTATCAGGCGCATCTGGCAAAAAACTCAGAcaacactacaacaaaaatggcatTTAACGGCATTTAAATGTGTCAGTCTAAATAATCTAACCTGACACTTTATCTATCCTCACACTTAGGGCGAGTgttgtcccttccaatgtggggatAGCCTCAAATCTTtagcagcattcaaatgtgtcaGGAAAACGATGCTGCTATAGCATTCCTTCTGCCAACAAAAACAATTTTTGTGATAATCGAAAGTGTCCGTATAGCTTTAGAACATGAGTAGGATATCCAACTTATGCAGGCATCTTCAGTTGTCTTAATATTTGGCTTTAAGGACA
Coding sequences within it:
- the LOC140013451 gene encoding uncharacterized protein, giving the protein MRALVWNCQGVGSPLTVPHLREVNNLLSPNVIFLCETKNRKLVVDRLAKGLRFDNSFVVEAMHKAGGMAVMWKEDTKIMEINQSAFTIEVLIAGDFNDIVSNEEKWGGTLREERSFKDFKDFIDQSNLIDLGYEGHPWTWSNHWEEEGEIRQRLDRCLASYEWVQTFDKTRCQHLDTYASDHSMLLLDTEPHKERRKKKFHFDKRWLQREGCNQVVEKAWQLEEPGSRMFRITRKIRSCRIELLKWRNTFQANSKSQIEDLRKKLEAVRGSNSVNKKDVTAVIKHQLNEAYEKEKQFWCQKARIEWLRDRDKNTRYFHAYVKGRRTRNMIRNLQRDDGSWTENEEEVTTEISNYFSELFTSGGRRDMTEMLEGIPHSITQEMNTNLTKSVEEEEIRAALFSMQPDKAPGQDGMTPLFFQRFWSTIKGDLVPAIQSFFSSGFMLKSINHTVISLIPKIMNPTNVKILDPLACVVSSTKPFPKFWQID